In Mycolicibacterium alvei, a single window of DNA contains:
- a CDS encoding DUF3017 domain-containing protein produces MTVNEFVRKVFAGQWPILVVGLFFIAAFALVAAGYWRRGALVIGMGVGAAAALRLALTDERAGLLVVRSRTIDFTTTATVCAAVLYIAWTIDPLGTS; encoded by the coding sequence GTGACAGTAAACGAATTCGTCCGCAAGGTGTTCGCCGGACAGTGGCCGATCCTGGTGGTCGGGCTGTTCTTCATCGCGGCGTTCGCACTGGTGGCGGCGGGCTACTGGCGCCGCGGGGCGCTGGTCATCGGGATGGGTGTGGGCGCTGCGGCCGCGCTGCGGCTGGCCCTGACCGACGAGCGGGCCGGGCTCCTGGTGGTGCGCTCGCGGACCATCGACTTCACGACCACCGCGACGGTATGTGCCGCCGTGCTCTACATCGCCTGGACCATCGACCCGCTGGGCACCTCGTAA
- a CDS encoding bifunctional methylenetetrahydrofolate dehydrogenase/methenyltetrahydrofolate cyclohydrolase, whose protein sequence is MGSIVLDGKATRDEIFVDLKQRVAKLTEAGRTPGLGTVLVGDDPGSQAYVRGKHADCAKVGINSIRRDLPADITQAQLDETIDELNANPDCTGYIVQLPLPKHLDENAALERIDPDKDADGLHPTNLGRLVLGKAAPLPCTPRGIVHLLRRFDVPIAGAHVVVIGRGVTVGRPMGLLLTRRSENATVTLCHTGTRDLPALTRQADIIIAAVGVPHMVTADMVKPGAAVVDVGVSRVDGKLTGDVAPDVWDVAGHVSPNPGGVGPLTRAFLLTNVVELEESKLA, encoded by the coding sequence GTGGGTTCCATCGTGTTGGACGGTAAGGCCACGCGTGACGAGATCTTCGTCGATCTCAAGCAGCGCGTCGCGAAGTTGACCGAAGCGGGCCGGACGCCCGGGCTCGGGACCGTGTTGGTCGGCGACGACCCCGGTTCACAGGCCTATGTGCGGGGCAAGCACGCCGACTGCGCCAAGGTTGGGATCAACTCGATCCGCCGCGACCTGCCCGCCGACATCACCCAGGCCCAGCTCGACGAGACCATCGACGAGCTCAACGCCAACCCGGACTGCACGGGCTACATCGTGCAGCTTCCGCTGCCCAAGCATCTCGACGAGAACGCCGCACTGGAACGCATCGACCCGGACAAGGACGCCGACGGCCTGCATCCGACCAACCTCGGCCGGCTCGTGCTCGGTAAGGCTGCACCGCTTCCGTGTACCCCCCGCGGCATCGTGCACCTGTTGCGCCGGTTCGACGTACCGATCGCGGGGGCGCACGTGGTGGTGATCGGGCGCGGGGTGACCGTCGGGCGGCCGATGGGCCTGCTGCTGACCCGTCGTTCGGAGAACGCCACCGTCACCCTGTGCCACACCGGAACCCGCGATTTGCCCGCGTTGACCCGGCAGGCGGACATCATCATCGCCGCGGTCGGGGTGCCGCACATGGTGACCGCCGACATGGTCAAGCCCGGCGCGGCCGTCGTCGACGTCGGTGTGAGCCGGGTGGACGGCAAGCTCACCGGTGACGTCGCACCCGATGTCTGGGACGTGGCCGGGCACGTGTCACCCAATCCGGGCGGAGTGGGGCCGTTGACGCGGGCGTTCCTGCTGACCAACGTCGTCGAGCTCGAAGAGTCGAAACTGGCGTGA
- a CDS encoding NADH:flavin oxidoreductase translates to MNTQPNVFTDVFSEAQLGPLTLRNRIIKAATFEASTPNALVTEDLINYHRLPAAGGVGMTTVAYCAVAPGGRTDGWQIWMRPEAVPGLTKLTETIHAEGAAISAQIGHAGPVANSRTNKAKALAPVRFFNPLSMRFAKKATIDDIRDVTEAHANAARLAIDSGFDAVEVHLGHNYLASSFLSPLINRRTDEFGGSLENRAKVARGVVRAVRDAVDKHGDRKIAVIAKLNMSDGIRGGIPMDESLQTAKWLEEDGGLDAIELTAGSSLVNPMYLFRGGAPVKEFAANFKPPISWGIRMSGHKFFREYPYHEAYLMRDAEKFRAELSMPIILLGGITNRETMDKAMAAGFDFVAMGRALLAEPDLLNRIKAEETKGSVKSLCTHCNECMPTIYSHTHCVVTGAPDTLVK, encoded by the coding sequence ATGAACACCCAGCCCAATGTGTTCACTGATGTATTCAGTGAGGCCCAGCTCGGCCCGTTGACACTGCGCAATCGCATCATCAAGGCCGCCACCTTCGAAGCGTCAACGCCGAACGCGCTGGTCACCGAGGATTTGATCAACTATCACCGGCTGCCCGCGGCCGGTGGCGTCGGCATGACCACCGTCGCCTACTGCGCGGTGGCCCCCGGCGGCCGCACCGACGGCTGGCAGATCTGGATGCGGCCCGAGGCCGTTCCCGGACTGACCAAACTGACCGAGACCATCCACGCCGAGGGCGCGGCCATCAGCGCCCAGATCGGCCATGCCGGCCCGGTGGCCAATTCGCGAACCAACAAGGCCAAGGCGCTGGCGCCGGTGCGGTTCTTCAACCCGCTGTCGATGCGGTTCGCCAAGAAGGCCACCATCGACGACATCCGCGACGTCACCGAAGCGCACGCCAACGCCGCCCGGCTGGCCATCGATTCGGGATTCGACGCGGTCGAGGTCCACCTCGGCCACAACTACCTGGCCAGCTCGTTCCTGTCCCCGCTGATCAACCGGCGTACCGACGAGTTCGGCGGGTCGTTGGAGAACCGGGCGAAGGTGGCCCGAGGCGTGGTGCGTGCGGTGCGCGACGCCGTCGACAAGCACGGCGACCGCAAGATCGCCGTCATCGCCAAACTCAACATGAGCGACGGTATCCGCGGCGGAATCCCGATGGACGAGTCGCTGCAGACCGCCAAGTGGCTCGAGGAGGACGGCGGCCTGGACGCCATCGAGCTCACCGCGGGCAGCTCGCTGGTCAACCCGATGTACCTGTTCCGCGGCGGCGCACCGGTCAAGGAATTCGCCGCGAACTTCAAACCCCCGATCAGCTGGGGCATCCGGATGAGCGGCCACAAGTTCTTCCGCGAATACCCGTACCACGAGGCGTACCTGATGCGCGACGCCGAGAAGTTCCGCGCCGAGCTGAGCATGCCGATCATCCTGCTGGGCGGTATCACCAACCGCGAGACCATGGACAAGGCGATGGCGGCGGGCTTCGACTTCGTCGCGATGGGCCGCGCGCTGCTCGCCGAACCGGATCTGCTCAACCGGATCAAGGCCGAGGAAACCAAGGGTTCCGTGAAATCCCTGTGCACGCACTGCAACGAGTGCATGCCGACCATCTACAGCCACACCCATTGCGTGGTGACGGGAGCCCCCGACACACTCGTGAAGTGA
- a CDS encoding diphosphate--fructose-6-phosphate 1-phosphotransferase has protein sequence MVTYRYVRVGLVALVVFLLTSLALTWAHTCPQGSISAFFYTRTHAVFLASLCAIGICLIAYKGSRVGEDALLNYSGFMAFIVALVPTGSDDLCRPWLPTVSDPFGGVSNNVAALFVAVAVGTGMYLALNRWRRPQNAPVPSAQSCAEAATLWKTVATALLRAEKWLPAALLAIAIAGAPLMLWDWFAEHAHVIAAVAMFLAITLVAVYHACYARAAVRHHLARFYATIAVLMLITVVAGIVLLVLGWHFGVIATELTLIVLFAVFWAVQTADVWEAQDRYPEAAVPALANTPV, from the coding sequence ATGGTGACCTACCGCTACGTACGGGTGGGCCTGGTGGCTCTGGTGGTGTTCCTGCTGACCTCGCTGGCATTGACCTGGGCACACACCTGCCCACAGGGGTCGATCAGCGCGTTCTTCTACACCCGCACCCATGCGGTGTTCCTGGCTTCCCTGTGCGCGATCGGCATCTGTCTGATCGCCTACAAGGGCAGCCGGGTCGGCGAGGACGCGCTGTTGAACTACTCCGGGTTCATGGCCTTCATCGTCGCCCTGGTTCCCACCGGTTCCGACGACCTGTGCCGGCCGTGGCTTCCCACGGTCAGCGACCCGTTCGGAGGCGTCTCCAACAACGTCGCCGCACTGTTCGTTGCCGTCGCCGTCGGCACCGGGATGTACCTGGCGCTGAACCGCTGGCGGCGCCCGCAGAACGCACCCGTGCCCTCCGCCCAGTCCTGCGCCGAGGCCGCCACCCTGTGGAAGACCGTCGCCACCGCATTGCTGCGGGCCGAAAAGTGGCTACCGGCAGCGCTATTGGCCATCGCCATCGCCGGTGCCCCACTGATGCTGTGGGACTGGTTCGCCGAACACGCACACGTCATCGCCGCAGTGGCGATGTTCCTGGCCATCACACTCGTGGCGGTCTACCACGCGTGTTACGCACGTGCTGCCGTGCGCCACCACCTGGCCCGGTTCTACGCCACCATCGCTGTGCTCATGCTGATCACCGTCGTGGCCGGCATCGTGCTACTGGTCCTGGGGTGGCACTTCGGTGTCATCGCCACCGAACTCACCCTGATCGTGCTGTTCGCGGTGTTCTGGGCCGTGCAAACCGCCGACGTCTGGGAAGCCCAGGACCGCTACCCCGAAGCAGCCGTGCCGGCCCTGGCCAATACCCCTGTCTAG
- a CDS encoding outer membrane protein assembly factor BamB family protein — protein MGSEGAQKAAVRVLGGLRQVGTVLAGAAVVWLVWAVALSAWARLVAPRSAGESDWYVFGLHRWGDALPGRMALAVTVIALVLLAAMAYSGWRGRTDRDLAATPVGAASVAALLVIAYISQGIPAFYRKVMDSAPVTTALPLGATAWWLCLAGAAAAFLAARAFPRLERGSVKLLAIGAAIAVVVAAVVTVGALRAGDDGRFVDATTAPATDVPAMPAGLGKRTFTVSVPDAFGGDQRVPVYDLDSAGTGFAVYRDGRITAYGSDGKERWHYARTGPGGVGVDGMRVVDNGATILAFLGGGLVGLDAVTGEHLWASDDAALQEAARGRLSSATGPFIVGWDDEHIWTRYDSRSGQAMWSVPAPHPGCGITEPVVTASGVVSTVQCEDGKVWLSVLDPETGQIGWDTVLTERKIDPTAPVDQRYLRLGAKPANGIGVFISLHGAGAPDSARYADIVHRTVTELPADGRLAESYGPSDDFVVWFLTDRTTRLTLFGSDGRQRCQVPDGVEPVRTNVPSRRVDQPAYVAFPDTLVLADRGVRGTPGSLRTFDARTCAQTATAPADLVEGFVPAPGAVLVLRRDGQTLQIDGYTA, from the coding sequence ATGGGTTCTGAAGGTGCGCAGAAGGCGGCTGTCCGGGTGCTCGGCGGGCTGCGGCAGGTGGGCACGGTCCTGGCCGGTGCGGCAGTGGTGTGGTTGGTGTGGGCCGTGGCGTTGAGCGCCTGGGCGCGGCTGGTTGCACCGCGCAGTGCAGGTGAAAGCGACTGGTACGTATTCGGCCTGCACCGCTGGGGCGACGCATTGCCGGGCCGGATGGCGCTGGCGGTGACGGTGATCGCGCTGGTGCTGCTCGCGGCGATGGCCTACAGCGGGTGGCGCGGACGCACGGACCGTGATCTGGCTGCCACCCCGGTCGGCGCGGCGAGCGTGGCGGCGCTGCTGGTCATCGCCTACATCAGTCAGGGCATTCCGGCGTTCTACCGCAAGGTGATGGACAGCGCCCCGGTCACCACGGCGTTGCCGCTCGGTGCGACAGCGTGGTGGTTGTGCCTGGCTGGTGCGGCGGCGGCGTTCCTGGCGGCACGCGCCTTCCCGCGCTTGGAACGCGGCTCGGTGAAGTTGCTGGCGATCGGTGCAGCGATCGCGGTTGTGGTTGCCGCGGTGGTGACCGTGGGTGCGTTGCGCGCCGGTGACGACGGGCGTTTCGTGGACGCGACGACGGCGCCGGCAACCGATGTGCCCGCAATGCCCGCCGGCTTGGGGAAGCGGACGTTCACCGTGTCGGTGCCCGATGCCTTCGGTGGCGATCAACGTGTGCCGGTGTATGACTTGGATTCTGCGGGCACCGGTTTCGCGGTGTATCGGGACGGCCGCATCACGGCCTACGGTTCTGACGGCAAGGAGCGCTGGCACTACGCGCGTACCGGCCCCGGCGGTGTGGGCGTCGACGGGATGCGAGTGGTCGACAACGGCGCCACGATTCTGGCGTTTCTCGGTGGTGGCCTGGTCGGCCTGGATGCCGTCACCGGCGAACATCTCTGGGCCAGTGACGATGCGGCCTTGCAGGAGGCGGCACGCGGACGTCTAAGTTCTGCGACCGGCCCGTTCATCGTGGGGTGGGATGACGAGCACATCTGGACGCGGTACGACAGCCGGAGCGGGCAGGCGATGTGGAGTGTGCCCGCACCGCATCCCGGCTGCGGCATCACCGAACCCGTCGTGACCGCCTCCGGGGTGGTGTCGACGGTCCAATGTGAAGACGGCAAGGTCTGGTTGAGCGTGCTCGATCCCGAAACCGGGCAAATCGGTTGGGACACAGTGCTGACGGAGAGAAAGATCGACCCGACGGCGCCGGTCGATCAGCGCTATCTCAGACTCGGGGCCAAGCCGGCCAACGGTATCGGGGTCTTCATCTCGCTGCACGGGGCCGGTGCACCCGACTCGGCCCGGTATGCCGATATCGTTCACCGCACCGTCACCGAATTGCCGGCAGACGGTCGCTTGGCCGAATCGTATGGTCCCAGTGACGATTTCGTGGTGTGGTTTCTGACTGACCGGACCACGCGGCTGACCCTGTTCGGGTCTGACGGTCGTCAACGGTGCCAGGTTCCCGACGGCGTCGAGCCGGTTCGGACGAACGTGCCGAGCCGGCGAGTCGACCAACCCGCCTACGTCGCGTTCCCCGACACATTGGTTCTCGCCGACCGCGGCGTCCGGGGCACGCCGGGATCGCTGCGTACGTTCGACGCGAGGACGTGCGCGCAGACCGCGACCGCGCCCGCCGACCTTGTGGAGGGTTTCGTTCCGGCGCCGGGTGCGGTGCTGGTGTTGCGGCGTGACGGGCAGACACTGCAGATCGACGGATACACCGCCTAG
- a CDS encoding FHA domain-containing protein produces MSPALTVRYDGSTRTFAPGSDVVIGRDLRADVRIAHPLISRAHVVLRFDQGRWVAIDNGSLNGMYANGRRVPTIDIHDGQVVNIGNPDGPQLTFEVGRHQGAVGRTPTAAVPIVNRPSGAWPTQAAPGRQQYGQPPAAQRPGYSSGPQPRYPTPPTGYPSGPQGGYPSGPQGGYPGPQAYQPPPVRNSNPAAAPTTMGPAAGSDRGSSEPGGNIATSMLKILRPGRTTPAPAGAVKIGRNTDNDIVIPDVLASRHHATLIPLPGGTEIRDERSINGTFLNGARVESAVLHDGDVITIGNVDLVFTGGTLVRRSETEADTRTGGLEVRGLTWTIEGNKTLLDSISVDARPGTLTAVIGPSGAGKSTFAKQVAGYTHPTTGTVAFEGHDVHAEYASLRSRIGMVPQDDVVHGQLTVRQALMFAAELRLPPDTTKEDREQVVMQVLEELEMTKHLDTRVDKLSGGQRKRASVALELLTGPSLLILDEPTSGLDPALDRQVMTMLRQLADAGRVVLVVTHSLTYLDVCDQVLLLAPGGKTAFCGSPDQIGPELGTTNWADIFSTVAGDPAEAHRKYLARTGPAPAAAASSAQPGDLGEPAKTSLFRQLSTIARRQVRLIVSDRGYTAFLLMLPFIMGVLSLSVPGDVGFGLPVPAVQGGEAPNEPGQILVMLNVGAIFMGTALTIRALIGEQAIFRREQAVGLSTTAYLLAKIAVFAVFAVIQSAIVTVITILGKGWGPGAVESGAFLGGRSLELFIDISMTCVASAMVGLALSALARSAEQIMPLLVVTVMSQLVFSGGMIPVTDRVGLDQLSWITPARWGFAASASTVDLTRLVPPPLLPADSFWKHTPSAWLINIGILVLLCIVYTGFVRWRIRLKAG; encoded by the coding sequence ATGAGCCCTGCGCTGACCGTTCGTTACGACGGTTCGACCCGTACCTTTGCCCCAGGCAGCGATGTCGTCATCGGCCGAGACCTCCGCGCCGACGTCCGCATCGCCCACCCGCTGATCTCGCGTGCCCACGTGGTGCTGCGTTTCGACCAAGGCCGATGGGTCGCGATCGACAACGGCAGCCTCAACGGCATGTATGCCAACGGCCGGCGGGTGCCCACGATCGACATCCACGACGGCCAGGTCGTCAACATCGGCAACCCGGACGGTCCGCAGCTGACGTTCGAGGTCGGCCGGCATCAGGGCGCCGTCGGCCGCACCCCGACCGCGGCGGTGCCGATCGTGAACCGACCCAGCGGCGCCTGGCCCACCCAGGCCGCCCCGGGCCGGCAGCAGTACGGTCAGCCGCCCGCGGCCCAGCGCCCCGGCTACTCGTCCGGTCCCCAACCGCGCTACCCGACACCGCCCACCGGATATCCCAGCGGTCCGCAGGGCGGCTACCCGAGCGGCCCGCAGGGTGGGTATCCCGGGCCACAGGCCTATCAGCCCCCACCGGTACGCAACTCGAACCCAGCCGCGGCGCCGACCACGATGGGTCCGGCCGCCGGCTCGGACCGCGGTAGCAGTGAGCCCGGCGGCAACATCGCGACCAGCATGCTCAAGATCCTGCGGCCCGGGCGCACCACGCCCGCGCCGGCAGGTGCGGTGAAGATCGGTCGCAACACCGACAACGACATCGTCATCCCCGACGTACTGGCCTCGCGGCACCATGCCACCTTGATCCCGCTGCCCGGCGGCACCGAGATCCGCGACGAGCGCAGCATCAACGGCACGTTCCTCAACGGCGCACGGGTCGAGTCGGCGGTCCTGCACGACGGGGACGTCATCACCATCGGCAACGTCGACCTGGTGTTCACCGGCGGCACCCTGGTCCGCCGCAGCGAAACCGAGGCCGACACCCGCACCGGCGGGCTCGAAGTCCGCGGCCTGACCTGGACCATCGAGGGCAACAAGACCCTGCTGGACAGCATCTCCGTCGACGCCCGGCCCGGCACCCTGACCGCGGTGATCGGCCCGTCCGGCGCCGGCAAATCGACGTTCGCCAAACAGGTCGCCGGTTACACCCATCCGACCACCGGCACCGTCGCCTTCGAAGGCCACGATGTCCACGCCGAGTACGCCTCGCTGCGCTCCCGGATCGGGATGGTCCCGCAGGACGACGTGGTGCACGGGCAGCTGACCGTGCGCCAGGCGCTGATGTTCGCCGCCGAACTGCGACTGCCGCCCGACACCACCAAGGAAGACCGCGAACAGGTCGTCATGCAGGTGCTCGAAGAACTCGAGATGACCAAGCACCTCGACACCCGCGTCGACAAGCTGTCCGGCGGGCAGCGGAAACGTGCCTCGGTGGCGCTGGAGCTGCTGACCGGTCCGTCACTGCTGATCCTCGACGAGCCCACCTCCGGTCTGGACCCGGCACTGGACCGTCAGGTGATGACGATGCTGCGCCAGTTGGCCGACGCCGGCCGTGTGGTGCTGGTCGTCACCCACTCGCTGACCTACCTCGACGTGTGTGATCAGGTGCTGCTGCTGGCGCCCGGCGGCAAGACCGCCTTCTGCGGCTCGCCCGACCAGATCGGCCCGGAACTCGGCACCACCAACTGGGCCGACATCTTCAGCACCGTCGCCGGCGACCCGGCCGAGGCCCACCGCAAGTATCTGGCGCGCACCGGCCCGGCACCGGCGGCAGCGGCGTCGTCGGCACAGCCCGGCGACCTGGGCGAGCCGGCCAAGACCAGCCTGTTCCGGCAGCTGTCCACGATCGCCCGGCGGCAAGTCCGGCTGATCGTGTCCGACCGCGGCTACACCGCGTTCCTGCTGATGCTGCCGTTCATCATGGGGGTGCTGTCGCTGTCGGTGCCCGGTGATGTCGGATTCGGTCTGCCGGTGCCGGCAGTCCAAGGCGGCGAGGCACCCAACGAACCGGGCCAGATCCTGGTGATGCTCAACGTGGGCGCGATCTTCATGGGTACCGCGCTGACCATCCGGGCGCTGATCGGCGAGCAGGCGATCTTCCGTCGCGAGCAGGCGGTCGGTCTGTCGACGACCGCCTACCTGCTGGCCAAGATCGCGGTGTTCGCCGTGTTCGCGGTGATCCAGTCGGCCATCGTCACGGTGATCACGATCCTCGGAAAGGGCTGGGGCCCAGGCGCAGTCGAGAGCGGCGCGTTCCTCGGCGGCCGCAGCCTGGAGTTGTTCATCGACATCTCCATGACGTGTGTGGCCTCGGCGATGGTGGGCCTGGCGCTGTCGGCGCTGGCCCGATCGGCCGAACAGATCATGCCTCTGCTGGTGGTCACCGTGATGAGCCAGTTGGTGTTCTCTGGCGGCATGATCCCGGTCACCGACCGCGTGGGGCTCGATCAGTTGTCCTGGATCACCCCGGCGCGCTGGGGCTTCGCGGCCTCTGCCTCCACCGTCGACCTGACCCGCCTGGTGCCGCCGCCGCTGCTGCCCGCCGATTCGTTCTGGAAGCACACCCCGAGTGCGTGGCTGATCAACATCGGCATCCTGGTGTTGCTCTGCATCGTCTACACCGGGTTCGTTCGCTGGCGGATCCGCCTCAAGGCCGGCTGA
- a CDS encoding pentapeptide repeat-containing protein: MVADETAWTDREFTGHDFRDEDLSRLRTERVVFTECNFSGVDLSESEHSGSAFRNCNFRRATLWHSTFTNCSLLGSVFTECRLRPIRIVESDLTLAVLGGCDLRGVDLSGCRLREASLVGVDLRKAVLRQADLTGARVQDAKLDEADLRGARVDPTFWTTAKLRGAKIDIAQALAYSAAHGLDVHGG; this comes from the coding sequence GTGGTAGCCGACGAAACCGCCTGGACGGACCGGGAATTCACCGGTCATGATTTCCGCGACGAAGATCTGAGCCGGTTGCGCACCGAGCGCGTGGTGTTCACCGAGTGCAATTTCAGCGGCGTCGACCTGTCCGAGTCCGAGCATTCCGGTTCGGCGTTCCGCAACTGTAATTTCCGCCGCGCCACGCTGTGGCACAGCACGTTCACCAACTGCAGCCTGCTGGGTTCGGTGTTCACCGAGTGCCGGTTGCGGCCGATCAGGATTGTCGAGTCGGATCTGACCCTGGCCGTGCTGGGCGGTTGCGATCTGCGGGGCGTGGACCTGTCGGGCTGCCGGTTACGCGAAGCCAGTCTGGTCGGGGTGGACCTGCGCAAGGCGGTGCTGCGGCAGGCGGACCTCACCGGAGCACGGGTGCAGGACGCCAAGCTCGACGAGGCGGATCTGCGCGGCGCCCGCGTCGACCCCACCTTCTGGACCACTGCGAAGCTGCGCGGCGCCAAGATCGATATCGCCCAGGCGCTGGCCTACTCGGCCGCCCATGGCCTCGACGTCCACGGCGGGTAG
- a CDS encoding GTP-binding protein, translated as MAYEPSESRSASGGGAPRRGAASTKIVISGGFGVGKTTFVGAVSEIMPLRTEALVTNVSEGVDALDGTPDKRTTTVAMDFGRITLDEDLVLYLFGTPGQRRFWFMWDDLVRGAIGAIILVDVRRLQDSFAAVDFFEARKLPFIVAVNEFDDAPKHPTQAVRKALALPEHIPVVAVDARDRNSAKAALIAVTEYSLSTLSALPG; from the coding sequence GTGGCCTACGAGCCCTCTGAATCCCGCTCGGCCTCCGGCGGCGGCGCCCCCCGGCGTGGGGCCGCCTCTACGAAGATCGTCATTTCTGGCGGGTTCGGCGTGGGGAAGACGACATTCGTCGGCGCGGTCTCCGAGATCATGCCCCTGCGCACCGAAGCGTTGGTCACCAACGTATCCGAGGGTGTCGATGCCTTGGACGGCACTCCGGACAAGCGCACCACGACGGTCGCGATGGACTTCGGCCGGATCACGCTGGACGAGGATCTGGTGCTGTACCTGTTCGGTACGCCCGGGCAGCGACGGTTCTGGTTCATGTGGGACGACCTGGTGCGTGGTGCGATCGGTGCGATCATCCTGGTCGACGTCCGTCGCCTGCAGGACAGCTTCGCGGCGGTCGACTTCTTCGAGGCCCGCAAGCTGCCGTTCATCGTCGCGGTGAACGAGTTCGACGACGCGCCGAAGCATCCCACCCAGGCGGTGCGCAAGGCTTTGGCACTGCCCGAGCACATCCCGGTGGTCGCCGTGGACGCCCGCGACCGCAACTCGGCCAAGGCTGCGCTGATCGCGGTTACCGAGTATTCGTTGAGCACGCTTTCCGCGTTGCCTGGCTGA
- a CDS encoding DUF742 domain-containing protein, whose protein sequence is MDEPETTDRPSLVRPYTLTAGRTDSRVNIPLEAPVKKTDTTREPRWTGHDVRAQIVELCTGTPSVAEIAAHLSLPLGVARVLIGDLVTQGYLRVEATLDDSASFDERRELIGRTLRGLRAL, encoded by the coding sequence GTGGACGAACCGGAAACCACCGATCGACCGAGTTTGGTGCGGCCGTACACCCTGACGGCCGGCCGCACCGACTCTCGGGTGAACATTCCGCTGGAAGCACCGGTGAAAAAAACCGACACGACCCGTGAACCGCGCTGGACTGGGCACGATGTCCGCGCACAGATCGTAGAGTTGTGCACCGGCACTCCCTCGGTTGCCGAGATTGCCGCTCATTTATCTCTCCCGCTCGGCGTGGCGCGCGTGCTGATCGGGGACTTGGTGACGCAGGGTTATCTTCGGGTGGAAGCCACCCTTGATGACTCGGCGAGCTTCGACGAACGCCGCGAATTGATTGGAAGGACCCTGCGTGGCCTACGAGCCCTCTGA
- a CDS encoding roadblock/LC7 domain-containing protein, which produces MTRPTQRDSLDWLVSKFAREVSGVSHAVLVSADGLLMAASEHMPLERADQLAAVASGLASLATGASQLFNGGHVMQSVVEMENGYLLLMRVGDGSNLATLTAPSCDIGQVGYEMAILVERVGAVVQSSRRTPQPS; this is translated from the coding sequence ATGACGCGTCCGACGCAGCGCGACTCCCTGGACTGGCTCGTGTCCAAGTTCGCCCGCGAGGTATCCGGGGTGTCCCACGCGGTGCTGGTCTCGGCCGACGGACTGCTGATGGCTGCCAGCGAACACATGCCGCTCGAACGGGCCGATCAGCTCGCCGCGGTCGCCTCCGGTCTGGCCAGCCTGGCCACCGGTGCCTCCCAGTTGTTCAACGGCGGTCATGTGATGCAGTCGGTGGTCGAGATGGAGAACGGCTACCTGCTGTTGATGCGGGTCGGTGACGGCTCCAACCTCGCGACGCTGACTGCTCCTTCATGTGACATCGGGCAGGTCGGCTACGAGATGGCCATTCTGGTCGAGCGGGTCGGCGCGGTGGTGCAGTCTTCGCGCCGTACGCCGCAGCCGTCCTGA